Proteins co-encoded in one Rhodopirellula bahusiensis genomic window:
- a CDS encoding MT-A70 family methyltransferase: MSTASRALCEAKTVDEVKDIRDKAEAVKAYARKAKLGHSILVEAALVKVRAERKLGCILSETELAKASPGNQFTVADHATEDGAPTLASLGITKSDSSRLQRIARLPEDVFQGYLSESVEAEREPTTAGLLKLAKRQSKPSEDATQTYGEKPAGSEGLSTVSLHEIINSGTKFGTILAEPLFLQRRSVTDVTIPIAAPALDDLCSMPVSAIASDNAHLHLWSHAEMLLDALDVLEAWGFEYRSCFVWVETTEAEECDFWQSQCRFLLLGYKGNPSFGETTCRNWLKLNPQQRDSRHATIRKLVQKVSPGPYMQLFVPEAADGWTTAAH; the protein is encoded by the coding sequence TTGTCCACTGCGTCACGCGCGCTGTGTGAAGCAAAAACCGTCGATGAAGTGAAGGACATTCGAGATAAGGCCGAAGCGGTGAAAGCATACGCTCGCAAGGCAAAACTCGGCCACAGTATTCTCGTCGAAGCAGCGCTCGTGAAAGTGCGAGCTGAACGTAAACTAGGCTGCATTCTTTCGGAAACGGAACTTGCGAAAGCATCGCCAGGGAATCAATTTACCGTAGCCGATCACGCGACTGAAGACGGTGCTCCGACATTGGCGAGTCTCGGAATCACAAAGTCCGATTCGTCAAGGCTACAGCGGATCGCAAGGTTGCCCGAGGACGTGTTTCAGGGATATCTAAGCGAGTCAGTGGAAGCAGAAAGAGAGCCAACCACTGCCGGGCTGCTGAAGCTGGCGAAGCGACAAAGCAAGCCGTCGGAAGATGCGACTCAAACGTACGGCGAGAAACCGGCGGGTTCCGAAGGACTGTCCACAGTTTCCCTGCACGAGATCATCAACAGCGGCACGAAGTTTGGCACCATTCTGGCTGAACCACTTTTCTTGCAACGGCGATCGGTCACCGACGTCACTATACCGATTGCAGCGCCAGCCTTGGACGACCTCTGCTCGATGCCCGTATCAGCGATCGCGTCCGATAACGCTCATCTCCACCTTTGGTCCCACGCCGAGATGCTACTGGATGCTTTGGACGTGTTGGAAGCATGGGGATTTGAGTATCGGTCTTGCTTTGTTTGGGTGGAAACGACTGAGGCGGAAGAGTGCGATTTCTGGCAATCTCAATGCCGCTTTTTGCTGTTGGGCTACAAAGGAAACCCGTCGTTCGGTGAAACAACCTGCCGCAACTGGCTGAAGTTAAACCCGCAACAACGAGACTCACGCCACGCGACAATTCGCAAGTTGGTCCAGAAAGTCAGTCCCGGCCCCTACATGCAACTGTTCGTTCCAGAGGCCGCCGATGGCTGGACAACCGCCGCACATTGA
- a CDS encoding DUF1580 domain-containing protein gives MAIDVERERSIPLADVASFVPKRNGKKVHYSTIYRWATKGVRGRILESVMAGGIRYTTVEAVHRFLAAKPQARQSQQDDETDAIDEALRRAGV, from the coding sequence ATGGCCATCGATGTTGAACGCGAGCGATCAATACCGCTAGCGGATGTCGCTAGTTTCGTTCCCAAGCGGAATGGAAAAAAAGTCCACTACTCAACAATCTACCGCTGGGCAACAAAGGGCGTACGTGGACGTATCCTCGAATCTGTCATGGCCGGCGGGATTCGGTACACGACGGTCGAGGCGGTACATCGTTTTCTCGCAGCGAAACCGCAAGCACGTCAATCGCAGCAGGACGATGAAACCGACGCCATCGACGAAGCACTTCGAAGAGCCGGCGTCTGA
- a CDS encoding tyrosine-type recombinase/integrase, whose amino-acid sequence MPRLFHQPPKYRLHKSTKQAVVSFFGETLYIGPYGSRRSHQRYQELLKEWEKRRHQERPVAKLEDFDDACKTDPEKIVASITTATLREKVTTGIPVTINELVLVYRRHTRQYYRKNGVITREAGAIDDVLRVVRRHHGTCFAQDFGPVALDELREKMIDEMDWARTYLNKQVNRLRGMFKWAASKELIDGSVSQALRELSGLKKGRTRARETAPVVPVADEVLDETLKFLPDVVADMVRIQRFTSARPGEVCSMSPSEIDCSGDVWVYRPSEHKTEHFEKDRVIAIGPRAIKILKPYMDRQDGEFCFSPAEAERRRREAATKRRRTRASTGNRPGTNRVASPKRKAGDRYVTASYRRAIHRVCKKQDIEQWSPNRIRHTASTEIRKLFGIDAARAVDGHGSTSTTEIYAELDLNKAIEVMRQVG is encoded by the coding sequence ATGCCGCGTCTTTTTCATCAGCCGCCGAAGTATCGGCTGCACAAATCCACCAAACAGGCTGTCGTTTCTTTCTTTGGTGAAACGCTCTACATCGGTCCCTACGGTTCACGCAGAAGCCACCAGCGGTATCAAGAACTGCTGAAGGAATGGGAGAAGCGGCGTCATCAGGAACGACCGGTAGCGAAGCTCGAAGATTTCGATGACGCCTGCAAGACCGACCCAGAGAAAATCGTGGCGTCGATCACGACGGCGACGCTTCGTGAGAAGGTCACCACTGGAATCCCAGTGACCATCAACGAGTTAGTCTTGGTCTACCGTCGGCATACTCGCCAGTATTACCGCAAGAATGGGGTGATCACACGTGAGGCTGGTGCGATCGATGATGTTCTGCGTGTGGTTCGACGACATCACGGCACCTGTTTCGCGCAAGACTTCGGTCCGGTCGCTCTTGATGAGCTTCGCGAGAAGATGATTGACGAGATGGATTGGGCACGAACTTACCTCAACAAACAGGTCAATCGCCTGCGTGGGATGTTCAAGTGGGCAGCGTCCAAAGAGCTGATCGACGGCTCCGTTTCTCAGGCGTTGAGAGAGCTATCCGGCTTGAAAAAAGGACGAACACGGGCGCGCGAGACTGCTCCCGTTGTTCCTGTTGCAGATGAAGTCCTCGATGAAACCTTGAAGTTTTTGCCAGATGTCGTCGCCGATATGGTTCGCATTCAACGTTTCACAAGCGCACGTCCGGGCGAAGTCTGCTCGATGTCTCCATCAGAAATAGATTGCAGCGGCGATGTCTGGGTCTACCGGCCGTCGGAGCACAAAACGGAGCACTTTGAGAAAGACCGCGTCATCGCGATTGGGCCTCGTGCAATCAAGATTCTGAAGCCCTACATGGACCGCCAGGACGGTGAATTCTGTTTCTCACCAGCCGAAGCTGAACGACGACGCCGTGAGGCGGCCACCAAGCGGCGTCGGACCAGGGCATCCACAGGCAATCGACCGGGAACGAACCGGGTCGCATCGCCAAAACGAAAGGCTGGTGACCGCTACGTCACAGCAAGTTATCGCCGAGCGATCCATCGCGTTTGCAAAAAGCAGGACATTGAACAGTGGTCGCCGAATCGAATCCGCCACACCGCATCGACGGAGATTCGCAAGCTGTTCGGTATCGATGCTGCACGAGCCGTCGACGGCCACGGATCGACCAGTACTACTGAAATCTATGCTGAGCTAGATCTAAACAAAGCAATTGAAGTCATGCGGCAGGTAGGATAG
- a CDS encoding prenyltransferase/squalene oxidase repeat-containing protein translates to MNLPPNTTASDSSGAMESSGTFSSGSTNSSGPPVPPPPVAVPPPAEPAVPPSPQANGTPESNGVPKPPPAPPRATLPPVNPPSVEAPAARASNSVNGDVAENGSVPSRPRPAKTTKPKQPRVAKVAPAAQPDLMEAVVTEVPPTTPPNSRWRTEVQPEERKEKESEQEDELAPVKRSVPAWLVSMVFHLIVLLVLALLTTPVGEGIGSIVLEFGEATESENFELENVSIESSESMVDSTSDMESEMVVDTDIQSLMDTMELPSETLEMVQVERGIGSASELVKPMFGGRSGATKSALLAAYGGTAETQNAVERGLLWLAKNQERSGSWSMAGPYSDAAPFSENRCAATAMAMLAFQGDGNTHQVGPYAKNVELGLRTLLKGQRRDGFLATNVRGDDQQAYGHAQATIALCELFAMTEDSALRGPAQAAVDYCVNAQSAAGGWRYRPRLDSDLSVTGWYVMALTSAHSAGLEVPSSTLKMANTYLDSVQSNGGSWYSYQPNRPGSYAMTAEGLLCRQYLGWPHDEEALKLGIDDLVADGMLDPNNPNVYYWYYATQAIHHVGGQPWRKWNGVMRVELPRLQLKRGAEAGSWSPQADEWGRRAGRLYVTCLSIYCLEVYYRHMPLYDQHGK, encoded by the coding sequence ATGAATCTTCCCCCCAACACGACCGCCTCCGATTCGTCGGGTGCCATGGAATCCTCGGGGACGTTCTCTTCTGGCTCAACCAACTCGTCAGGGCCTCCGGTTCCGCCGCCTCCCGTCGCCGTCCCGCCACCTGCTGAGCCCGCGGTTCCGCCGAGCCCTCAGGCAAACGGAACTCCTGAAAGCAACGGTGTCCCGAAGCCGCCGCCGGCTCCTCCGCGAGCGACGTTGCCACCGGTCAATCCGCCCAGCGTTGAGGCTCCCGCCGCGCGAGCATCCAATTCAGTCAACGGAGACGTCGCCGAAAACGGATCGGTGCCAAGTCGGCCTCGTCCTGCAAAGACAACGAAACCAAAGCAGCCTCGCGTGGCCAAGGTCGCTCCGGCGGCTCAGCCCGATTTGATGGAAGCCGTCGTCACGGAAGTGCCACCCACGACTCCACCCAACTCGCGTTGGCGGACGGAAGTGCAACCAGAGGAACGGAAAGAAAAGGAATCGGAACAAGAGGATGAATTGGCTCCGGTCAAACGTTCGGTGCCAGCGTGGTTGGTCAGCATGGTGTTTCACCTGATCGTGTTGTTGGTGCTGGCGTTGTTGACCACTCCGGTTGGCGAAGGCATCGGAAGCATCGTGTTGGAGTTCGGAGAGGCGACCGAGTCAGAAAACTTTGAGCTGGAGAACGTCAGCATTGAAAGTTCGGAATCGATGGTCGATTCCACCAGCGACATGGAGAGTGAAATGGTGGTTGATACCGACATCCAGTCTCTGATGGACACGATGGAGTTGCCATCGGAAACGCTTGAGATGGTGCAGGTCGAACGCGGAATCGGTTCCGCGAGCGAGTTGGTCAAGCCGATGTTTGGTGGTCGGTCCGGCGCGACGAAGAGTGCTTTGTTGGCGGCGTACGGCGGCACCGCAGAAACGCAGAATGCGGTTGAGCGTGGATTGCTGTGGTTGGCCAAAAACCAGGAACGTTCGGGATCGTGGAGCATGGCGGGGCCCTACTCCGACGCGGCTCCGTTTTCAGAAAACCGATGTGCTGCCACCGCGATGGCGATGCTGGCATTTCAAGGTGATGGCAACACGCACCAAGTCGGCCCCTACGCAAAGAACGTCGAACTAGGTCTGAGGACTTTGTTGAAAGGCCAACGCCGCGACGGATTCTTAGCGACCAATGTTCGCGGCGATGATCAGCAAGCCTACGGGCATGCTCAAGCGACGATTGCACTGTGCGAACTGTTTGCGATGACAGAAGACTCGGCCCTTCGCGGTCCGGCACAGGCGGCGGTGGACTACTGCGTGAACGCTCAGTCAGCGGCCGGCGGTTGGCGCTATCGGCCTCGGTTGGATTCCGATTTGTCGGTCACCGGTTGGTACGTGATGGCTCTGACCAGCGCCCATTCGGCGGGATTGGAAGTCCCGTCATCGACTTTGAAAATGGCCAACACGTACTTGGATTCAGTTCAGTCTAATGGTGGCTCCTGGTACAGTTACCAACCCAATCGACCGGGGAGTTATGCGATGACGGCGGAAGGGTTGCTGTGCCGGCAGTACCTGGGTTGGCCGCACGACGAAGAGGCATTGAAGCTGGGAATCGATGACTTGGTCGCCGACGGGATGTTGGATCCGAACAACCCCAACGTTTACTACTGGTACTATGCGACGCAGGCGATCCACCACGTCGGTGGTCAGCCCTGGCGGAAATGGAACGGCGTGATGCGAGTCGAGTTGCCGCGACTGCAACTGAAACGCGGTGCCGAGGCGGGCAGTTGGTCACCTCAGGCCGATGAATGGGGCCGCCGGGCGGGACGTTTGTACGTGACGTGTTTGTCGATCTATTGCTTGGAAGTTTATTACCGGCACATGCCGCTGTACGACCAGCACGGGAAATGA
- a CDS encoding ABC transporter ATP-binding protein: protein MLFSASRLVIRPRRETGTLSAPAPPQSKAAVESAAISVDRLKKSYRRGGKVHAALNGISFQLRRGERLAYLGPNGAGKTTMIRCLSGRAKPDSGNITMLGEPIDDAFVRDSLGLVPQEIALYEDLTTTENLAAFGRFHGLRGRVLRNKIQWGLQWTGLADRANDLVGTFSGGMKRRVNLACGVLHEPEVLLLDEPTVGVDPQSRQRIFAMLAELNTEGTSVLLTTHHLDEAESQCDRIVIVDHGQVVATGTFEELVRQTIGGDREVTVRLDQPLRGHGNEPLAVTGLQVTARPGENVVTTKMAEVAMGLPRLIDALSQAEYGVRDVEVQSPTLHHVFLHLTGHALRD from the coding sequence ATGTTGTTTTCGGCATCGCGACTGGTCATTCGCCCACGCAGGGAAACTGGAACTTTGTCCGCTCCCGCCCCGCCGCAATCCAAGGCAGCCGTCGAATCCGCGGCCATCTCGGTCGATCGATTGAAGAAATCGTATCGTCGTGGGGGCAAGGTTCACGCCGCGCTGAACGGGATTTCGTTCCAGCTTCGACGCGGCGAACGCCTGGCTTATTTGGGGCCCAACGGTGCCGGCAAGACGACGATGATTCGTTGTTTGTCAGGTCGAGCCAAGCCGGATTCGGGCAACATCACGATGCTGGGCGAACCCATCGACGATGCCTTTGTTCGTGACTCCTTGGGGTTGGTGCCGCAAGAGATCGCTTTGTACGAAGACCTGACGACGACGGAGAACTTGGCCGCGTTTGGTCGGTTTCACGGGCTGCGCGGTCGCGTGTTGCGGAACAAGATCCAGTGGGGATTGCAGTGGACGGGGCTGGCGGATCGAGCCAACGATTTGGTCGGCACGTTTTCGGGCGGGATGAAGCGTCGTGTGAATCTGGCCTGCGGCGTGTTGCACGAACCCGAAGTGTTGTTGCTGGACGAGCCCACCGTGGGCGTGGACCCGCAGAGCCGCCAGCGGATCTTTGCAATGTTGGCGGAACTGAACACCGAAGGCACATCGGTTTTGTTGACGACCCATCACTTGGACGAAGCCGAGAGCCAGTGCGACCGGATCGTGATTGTCGATCACGGCCAAGTCGTCGCGACGGGCACGTTTGAAGAATTGGTTCGACAAACGATCGGTGGTGATCGCGAGGTGACCGTTCGCCTGGATCAGCCACTGCGGGGACACGGAAACGAACCATTGGCGGTGACCGGGTTGCAAGTGACCGCCCGGCCCGGCGAGAACGTGGTGACGACCAAGATGGCGGAAGTCGCGATGGGATTGCCACGACTGATCGATGCACTCAGCCAAGCGGAGTATGGCGTGCGAGATGTCGAGGTTCAATCGCCGACGCTGCACCACGTGTTTCTGCATCTGACCGGCCATGCACTGCGGGACTGA
- a CDS encoding ABC transporter permease — protein sequence MVWKVIEIHLRRLRHNRMEWLLTFVVPIAFFSIFALIFSRGVGGTPRVKVALIRDAGANLDTDSGATSLASIQCDHVIQTLRESEGLRLVQDSGENPALDRAAGEDLVRRGSATIAIVLSEDGEELSAELLNDASDQVASQVVSALVMRAMLMAKSGQGQGNFGPDGLQRTSPATAAGTAADANAAGETVGVKQAGFEQLVQTAASESAGDDSKLGTFPRQPASLAERRKPPGAVIPEGSRTSATEVGTPAKDGATAGPNRLSAKALMAPPVVKVVNVMGENKSNPVISVYAAGIAVMFLLFGATSGGGVLLEERENQTLERLLSTQMTMDHLLLGKWFYLTMLGCVQVTVMFVWAQLVFGLDLLGNLDGFVMMTLVTSAAAASFGLFLATLCKTRGQLNGLSVVAVLTMSALGGSMVPRYVMSEGLREAGLWTFNAWALDGYDKVFWRELPPSALQPQLTVLMATAFGLLVLARLLAIRWETS from the coding sequence ATGGTCTGGAAAGTCATTGAAATTCATCTGCGTCGCTTGCGTCACAACCGCATGGAATGGTTGCTGACGTTTGTCGTTCCGATCGCGTTTTTCAGTATCTTTGCGTTGATATTTTCTCGCGGTGTGGGAGGCACGCCTCGTGTGAAGGTGGCGTTGATTCGCGATGCTGGTGCGAACTTGGATACTGATTCGGGGGCTACGTCGCTGGCGTCAATTCAGTGCGATCACGTGATTCAGACACTTCGTGAAAGCGAGGGGCTGCGGCTGGTTCAGGACAGCGGCGAAAATCCAGCGCTGGATCGAGCGGCGGGCGAAGACCTTGTGCGACGAGGTTCCGCAACGATCGCGATCGTGCTGAGTGAAGACGGCGAGGAGTTGTCGGCGGAACTGCTCAACGATGCGTCGGATCAAGTCGCCAGCCAAGTGGTTTCGGCATTGGTGATGCGAGCGATGTTGATGGCCAAGTCAGGCCAGGGCCAAGGCAACTTCGGACCGGATGGATTGCAGCGAACCAGCCCGGCGACTGCCGCGGGAACAGCAGCAGATGCAAACGCGGCCGGTGAAACAGTTGGTGTGAAACAAGCTGGGTTTGAACAGTTGGTGCAAACTGCCGCGAGCGAAAGTGCCGGCGACGATTCCAAGTTAGGAACTTTCCCGAGGCAACCGGCTTCCTTAGCGGAGAGGCGCAAGCCGCCCGGTGCCGTGATACCGGAGGGCTCGCGCACTTCCGCTACCGAAGTTGGGACGCCGGCTAAGGACGGTGCCACTGCTGGACCGAATCGCTTGTCCGCGAAAGCTTTGATGGCACCACCGGTGGTGAAGGTGGTCAACGTGATGGGCGAGAACAAATCCAATCCCGTGATCAGCGTTTACGCGGCTGGCATCGCCGTGATGTTCTTGCTGTTCGGTGCAACCAGTGGCGGCGGTGTGTTGTTGGAAGAACGCGAAAACCAAACGCTGGAACGATTGCTTTCGACGCAAATGACGATGGATCATTTGCTGCTCGGCAAGTGGTTCTATTTGACGATGCTGGGGTGCGTGCAAGTCACGGTGATGTTCGTGTGGGCTCAACTGGTGTTTGGGTTGGACTTGCTCGGCAACCTGGACGGGTTCGTGATGATGACCCTGGTCACTTCCGCTGCAGCCGCCTCGTTCGGATTGTTCCTGGCAACGTTGTGCAAGACTCGCGGGCAGCTCAACGGGTTGTCCGTGGTGGCCGTGCTGACGATGAGCGCCCTGGGCGGATCGATGGTGCCACGTTATGTGATGAGCGAAGGTTTGCGAGAAGCCGGCTTGTGGACTTTCAACGCTTGGGCACTGGATGGTTACGACAAAGTTTTCTGGCGTGAGCTGCCGCCCAGTGCGTTGCAGCCGCAGCTGACGGTGCTGATGGCGACCGCGTTTGGGCTGCTGGTGCTGGCTCGTTTGCTAGCAATTCGCTGGGAAACTTCTTGA
- a CDS encoding prenyltransferase/squalene oxidase repeat-containing protein, producing the protein MTESLSAEEPENLDMIREKASGEFPAGGVPIVPTSATRVPRDEAIRRDSQATMGHNGNMHTKPGGETLLSNMIDRRRFLRASLAGGAAIAAGTASARPAHAASRAKWEEAIQRGLEWLSSKQSSRGQWNTTVYPTAMAALSGTALIGSGSTTTQGPYARQIARASDFLISKSRSNGLIGDPQTDSRYTYGHGFSMLFLSQVLGEEGLLDRREELVDVLAKAVEFSGNAQTEAGGWGYVSAKEGNDFDEGSTTITQVQGLRGCRNAGIPVSGEVIDKAKEYIYRCKNPDGGISYSSRQTGSSRPAITAAALAALYNAGDYDSEHVPDMLKYSKETLHDINNGARAFGHWHYTYLYYSQVVYRQGDELWLPFRDRLYDRIAAEQKPDGSWEGQIHPVYVTACNLIMLQIDRGFLPIYQR; encoded by the coding sequence GTGACAGAATCGTTATCGGCGGAAGAACCGGAAAACCTTGACATGATTCGAGAAAAAGCTTCGGGAGAGTTTCCCGCCGGCGGGGTTCCAATTGTCCCCACGAGTGCCACGCGAGTTCCACGCGACGAAGCAATCCGGCGTGACTCCCAGGCGACGATGGGGCACAATGGAAACATGCACACGAAACCCGGGGGTGAGACTTTGTTGTCCAACATGATTGACCGACGCCGATTCCTGCGAGCCAGTTTGGCTGGAGGAGCCGCGATTGCCGCCGGAACCGCCTCCGCACGCCCCGCCCACGCCGCCAGCCGAGCGAAGTGGGAAGAGGCGATCCAGCGTGGCCTGGAGTGGCTCAGCAGCAAGCAATCGTCCCGTGGCCAGTGGAACACGACGGTTTACCCGACGGCCATGGCGGCCTTGTCCGGGACAGCGTTGATTGGAAGCGGCAGCACGACGACCCAGGGCCCCTACGCTCGCCAAATCGCTCGGGCGTCGGATTTCCTGATCAGCAAGTCTCGAAGCAACGGCCTGATCGGCGACCCTCAGACCGATTCTCGCTACACGTACGGGCACGGTTTTTCGATGTTGTTCCTGTCCCAGGTCTTGGGCGAGGAGGGACTGCTCGATCGCCGCGAAGAGTTGGTCGATGTGTTGGCCAAAGCGGTCGAGTTCAGCGGAAATGCCCAAACCGAGGCCGGCGGCTGGGGCTACGTCTCGGCCAAAGAAGGCAACGACTTCGACGAGGGCAGCACGACAATCACCCAGGTCCAAGGTTTGCGAGGGTGTCGCAACGCGGGGATTCCGGTCAGCGGTGAAGTGATCGACAAAGCGAAGGAATACATCTATCGCTGCAAGAACCCCGATGGAGGAATCAGCTACAGCAGTCGGCAGACGGGCAGCAGTCGTCCAGCGATCACCGCCGCAGCTCTGGCGGCTCTTTACAACGCGGGTGATTACGACAGCGAACATGTGCCGGACATGTTGAAGTACAGCAAAGAAACGCTGCACGACATCAACAACGGAGCTCGTGCGTTCGGCCACTGGCACTACACGTACCTGTACTACAGCCAAGTCGTTTACCGGCAAGGCGACGAGTTGTGGTTGCCGTTTCGCGACCGGTTGTACGACCGGATCGCTGCCGAGCAAAAACCAGATGGATCGTGGGAGGGGCAAATTCACCCGGTTTATGTGACCGCTTGCAACCTGATCATGCTGCAAATCGATCGTGGGTTCTTGCCGATCTATCAACGCTGA
- a CDS encoding helix-turn-helix domain-containing protein: MVASPPNVNSFALERPSLRRRRRDSEVVRPIIPLFYCGDENRLAGYVCENPIETLLEISRPMLLVGQPGTGKTALALHLSKRMSISNVWEAMEMDKDTAQGGPTGVTSRVLSSRVLYQPAIDFAREFASSIDSKDMPRFREKLDTVPILVLDDLHLIADKAPAQEELAQRLEARDAEGRLTIVTCRRLPSEVRGLRPALVSRTLPGLTVTLHPPAGETRRTILRELMLAHLPDVEPEALSLLDAGLPAESTVRAFESAIKQVALWCRMHDQPICGEAVQSAIEAAGGTQSISIKAITTAVARQLGVKSADMRSGSRRQNIVRARSLAMWLARRLTEDSLTQIGDAFGGRDHSTVLHAIRKIDGSLDDDVLLRRSADQIMEKLSN; encoded by the coding sequence GTGGTCGCTTCGCCTCCCAACGTCAATTCCTTCGCGCTGGAACGTCCGTCGCTTCGTCGACGCCGTCGCGATAGTGAAGTCGTTCGGCCGATCATCCCGCTGTTCTACTGCGGCGATGAAAATCGGTTGGCGGGTTACGTGTGCGAAAACCCAATTGAGACGCTGCTCGAAATTTCGCGTCCGATGTTGCTGGTCGGCCAACCCGGCACAGGCAAGACGGCCCTGGCACTGCACCTGTCCAAACGGATGAGCATCAGCAACGTTTGGGAAGCGATGGAAATGGACAAGGACACCGCGCAGGGCGGTCCGACCGGCGTCACATCGCGGGTCCTTTCCAGCCGAGTTCTGTACCAACCCGCCATCGACTTCGCTCGCGAATTTGCCTCTTCGATCGACTCGAAGGACATGCCACGTTTTCGCGAAAAACTGGACACGGTGCCGATTTTGGTTTTGGATGATTTGCATCTGATCGCGGACAAGGCACCCGCTCAAGAAGAACTGGCTCAGCGTCTGGAAGCTCGCGACGCGGAAGGACGACTGACAATCGTCACCTGCCGCCGTCTGCCTTCCGAAGTTCGCGGACTGCGTCCTGCCTTGGTCAGCCGCACGCTTCCTGGTTTGACGGTGACGCTGCATCCGCCCGCTGGCGAAACCCGACGCACAATCCTTCGCGAGCTGATGTTGGCTCATTTGCCGGACGTTGAACCAGAGGCCTTGTCGCTTCTCGATGCGGGTTTGCCAGCTGAATCGACCGTACGGGCCTTCGAGTCTGCGATCAAACAAGTCGCGTTGTGGTGCCGAATGCACGATCAACCGATCTGCGGCGAAGCGGTTCAGTCGGCGATCGAAGCCGCAGGCGGGACCCAGTCGATTTCCATCAAAGCGATCACGACCGCCGTGGCTCGGCAATTGGGAGTGAAGTCAGCGGACATGCGAAGCGGTTCCCGCCGACAGAACATCGTCCGAGCCCGTTCGTTGGCGATGTGGCTGGCTCGCAGATTGACGGAAGACAGCCTGACCCAAATCGGCGACGCATTCGGCGGCCGAGATCACTCGACCGTCTTGCACGCGATTCGCAAAATCGACGGATCGCTCGACGACGATGTATTGCTGCGACGCTCCGCCGATCAGATCATGGAAAAGCTTTCCAACTGA
- a CDS encoding cysteine desulfurase family protein: MIYLDNNATTAIDPEVARVLTEAFSQTPANASSQHRLGQQTRSRLEAATDQIGRCLGSDLSRVDAPRLLVTSGGTESNNLAIAGMGEPEGAIVVSRIEHPSVLAAAAAAEVGERGQSGRELGWVDVDANGVISLVSLRSTLDRLTRSGDSPEAVSVVSIMSANNETGVVQPIQAAAEVCREFRVPLHVDATQSIGKVPVDLTAWGVSAATITPHKLHGPTGVGFLWLDSGVDIRAALRGGEQQLGTRPGTEPVALVIAAAEAIRIACEQQPTAAEHMAALRDQLESELVRRHPTCLIHGRQAPRLPSTTCLSLPGADRQSLLMSLDMAGVACSSGSACSSGSSPPSHVLLAMGASKSLVDSALRFGVSRFSTQAEIERAIELISRQFSKAEGFSTVDNSVENGWR; encoded by the coding sequence ATGATCTATCTCGACAACAACGCGACCACCGCCATTGATCCCGAGGTCGCACGCGTTTTGACAGAGGCTTTCTCGCAAACGCCCGCGAACGCATCCAGCCAACACCGACTCGGCCAGCAGACTCGGTCTCGTCTCGAAGCCGCGACCGACCAAATCGGACGTTGCCTCGGCAGCGACTTGTCTCGGGTCGACGCGCCTCGGTTGCTGGTTACCAGCGGCGGCACCGAATCGAACAACCTGGCAATCGCTGGAATGGGCGAACCCGAGGGTGCGATCGTGGTCAGCCGAATTGAACACCCCAGCGTTCTGGCCGCGGCAGCAGCGGCCGAAGTGGGAGAACGGGGGCAGTCCGGCCGCGAATTGGGATGGGTCGATGTCGATGCCAACGGCGTCATTTCGTTGGTTTCGCTACGGAGCACACTGGATCGACTGACTCGGTCCGGCGATTCTCCCGAGGCGGTTTCGGTCGTTTCGATCATGTCCGCCAACAACGAAACCGGCGTTGTTCAACCAATCCAGGCCGCCGCGGAAGTCTGCCGCGAATTTCGCGTGCCGCTGCACGTTGATGCGACCCAATCGATTGGCAAGGTCCCGGTCGATCTGACCGCTTGGGGAGTCTCGGCCGCCACGATCACGCCTCACAAATTGCACGGTCCCACGGGAGTCGGCTTTTTGTGGCTCGATTCCGGAGTCGATATCCGCGCGGCTCTGCGTGGCGGCGAACAACAACTCGGCACGCGTCCGGGCACCGAGCCCGTTGCGCTTGTTATCGCGGCCGCCGAAGCCATCCGCATCGCCTGCGAGCAGCAACCCACCGCCGCCGAGCACATGGCGGCTCTGAGAGATCAACTGGAATCCGAATTGGTCCGCCGGCATCCGACCTGCCTGATCCACGGTCGCCAGGCACCACGTTTGCCATCCACGACGTGTCTGTCGCTGCCGGGTGCGGATCGACAAAGTCTGCTGATGTCGCTGGATATGGCCGGGGTGGCCTGCAGCAGCGGATCCGCGTGCAGCAGCGGAAGCAGCCCGCCCAGCCACGTTTTGCTTGCTATGGGCGCCTCCAAGTCGCTGGTCGATTCGGCGTTGAGGTTCGGCGTTTCGAGGTTTTCCACGCAAGCCGAAATTGAACGAGCCATCGAGCTGATTTCTCGTCAATTTTCGAAGGCAGAAGGCTTTTCAACTGTGGATAACTCGGTGGAAAATGGATGGCGGTGA